The genomic DNA tatctaaaagtTCATGATGTTATCACTTGAATAACTCGAATCGCAGTATAAATATAGAATACGTTTCTGTACTTGGACGCTATACTTAATTGAACTTAATCAAGAGCACATTGAACATTTGATGTCCTATAAATATGTTGtgatataatattacttagagTCGGTTCCCGCCAATTTTACTATATGTACGTGAGCTACGACGTTGCTTCCCACCAAATTTCATGATTCCGAGTGCACGAGAATTACATTGTAGGCTTTGATTACCATGCGAGTGCTTGGAGCTTGCGGTATGATGGCGTTGGATTAGAAGTTTGATTTCATTTACAGTTTTTAGTGAAGGTATTTGAGATTTCAGATCCAATTAGGGTTCCATTTTTTAATTCGAGGTATGGAACATTACGAAAAAAAACTAGATACTTatgaaatcttatttttttcgaAGCTAATGGAAGTAATAAAGCTGTAACTATTAATTGCAGCCATCTATTGAGACGAAGTACCACGTAAAGGAAAACAACGCGATATTCTGGCGGGAGAACCGGCGTCTGCGGGTGCTGTGGGAGGAGGCAGGCCTCACCATCGACTACTCACTCTACTTCCGGAATGAATCCGCCGGCTACTGGCGGGTCTCCGATAAACAAAACGGTAAGTTCAGATAATTTGTTGTTAATCGATTACAAAAAGGAGGCCATTTCCACAGtacctattttttatgtttgttatctcAGGACGGATTGGATGAAAagattttcttgattttttttgcatttaacgtgaaatatcaTGTCATGTAGTCCCATAGAAAACCTTTCAATCATTAAGTTAGctggattttttatttgaagtcggttgtacgtttttgttcttaaaaatatgaagatcTACTAAAGATTCTTCagaaatagggatgacgactgggtatataaaaagaaaaaatctcattagtccctcagttagataattgaaaagtattagacacgtattttttcctttttgagaaaaactagaattgacaaagattaactgttttaaagtttaggagagggggcttgtgacgtaacgatatggtaaaatttatacacaatcgtgacgtcacgcgtaaatttcattcactgtaatttagtcaatttatgttttcgggacaaattaaaaaaatacgtatccattattatacaaaaaagtacaagacggacactgcaaaaaaaaatgtcgtcatccctattgttaaGCTTTGTAGCACCCTGAATTTGactgaaaactttaaaatgtatcaaCTTCTACTAAcaacaagttttattattattctagttCTCGtaaaacaagctttgcttagacaataaagaatatttgtatttgagACTCTGGACTATTACCACAGCTTTAACACAACGCCAcctagttattatattaatctgTAATTATATCTATTTTACTTGACGCATTGCTCTCACCTtcgtaagtatttaaaaatgcgaGGTATAAGAGAAACAAACACatgttatttcaatttaaaatgttatgaattaCAGGAGGCATAGAACAACCAAGATATCAGCTGTTCAGCGGCAGTATTCAAGTGCTGAAAGCCACCAACGACCTTCTGCTCTTGAACTTCTGTCAAGAATCAGTGGAGGGGAAGCCACCGCATTTGTACTCTGTCTTATTGTCCCGCAAGACTAGTCTGATAGCAGAAGAGGAACTCAACTCTGTCCACGAGCTTTTACAGAACAAGAATCTCTCCGTTGCTTCAAGAAGAATTGTATGCAAAAGTAGTGCTGACAGATCTGGAGTCAGCTCAACCTCATCTTTCATCCTCCTATTATTAGCTTACACAATGCGGTGCTGATAACTTGaccatttaaatttcattaaatactttttgacaTTGATGGCATCATCACTTATCTGTTTTAATAGTCAGGAATTATAATCTATGTACATAAACATGAATGACTAGATACAGATATATTTGTGTTATTGTTGTTACAAACTCACTGAACAAAGAGCCAAGGTTTCCgaaatcaattaaacatttatcttcTACTTATAATATAATCCGTCCTTCTTAAGTActtgataatttataaccaaTCAAAACAACtgacattacaatatttatttcgaaatatttaaacattgttatttaaaatcattactACTTCTTGTAAACTGCatcttttaattacatattactAGTTAAGGTCTGTTAATACATTTtctgtaaaatagtttttcgtATTAGCTAACCATGGATAAATCTGGAGAGAATGTAAGAAGGTAAAACCTTTATAAAGCTTTTGTGTACTTTTTTCACGAGTGTCATAACGGACGTTGTCAATAAGTTTGCTTTGAGCGCATACTTACGTAAcgataaaatatacttttactgACAAACTTAATGGTAAAGAGAATGCTACAAACTTTACTAAATCGATTTAtctgttaaataaacaaaattcgactaattttttaacatttattttaatatctcttCAATCCTAGTTCACTTTAAAAAGTTACACGGGGATCTACCCTGCGGCACGTCGCGTACTGTGCGATTGGTGTGTTCACCTCAACCAGTCGGCAATCGTGAGAATTCATCATACATGCACTGCTTCTCCACATGCCTCGCGCCGGAAAGAGCTGCGCTGAACGTCGCAAAGCATTGCGGGAAAACTTAAAAGTGCACGATTAGACTGCATGGATAATTTATTgagtgataaaataataaaatgctacCCATTATTACTACCTACGCACTTTTTGGACTATGAGCAGCGTCAGCATGACAGGCAAATCAGGCATAAAGTTAAAAGCATGGTTTCCTGGTCGAGAATATGATCGTTAGTTACCCGATGGTTGACTTTAGAtctaattataacataaattattatagtttgtAGTAAATATACCTGCAGTTTGGTTCCGGGTACACGTAACCACAATATCGGAATGTAAACACCTACAAGACACTTTAATTACTCGTATATTGTGCAGTAATTATGGTTTGCCACGGCATTATACGGaagattatgtttaatttaattaaaatacatttttggatAACCATCTAAGATGATGACGTCAAAATGACGGTCATTTTGGTATAGTTGGCTCTTCTATTTGGTTCAACATATCAATAGGTTACCGGTCTGACATCTAGGGATTCTTGAAAAAATcctgagtttatttttatcatacttattaaccctttttttatttgtttttttttttaatatgagcGCCTGGTGTCGCTTCATTCTTTCACTACCATTTGCGATTGGTAATGTTGTGACACGTATTGTTCACAGGCGTTTAGACTCTCAAACGCCTGCACGGAAAGCGAGCGAAGTCAAGCATCGTTGTGTTGCTTGCAAGTTGCGTGTAGTATTTTTACAAGAAGTTGATGTTAGTAACGGTAAGTGGAATTTAGAGAACTATTTGGGTAACGTCACATTCAACAacctggtcaagtgcgagtctaTTAATAGGCTTAATAAAAGCATATTTACTTACTACAAATATTGGTAAACTATCAAATTTAGGATGGCCCCAAATGTTGCctaaccttgatttttattcCGTTGTTATTGTCCGTACTAACAGAAATAcatgattttgtgaaaatttcgtCTGGTCAGTTATTGcagtttataagttttattttttggtttgacGGGGTAATCCTTGTGTCAACCTGACGACATACTGACGAGCCTTTGTAAAACCGTTTTTAATCTTTGGGAATGGAAAACTAAAAAGTAGGTAGATAATAACAATAACCTAATATAAAAGGGTAgcagtaataaaacaaatatataaaatacataaagtaGTAAATAGGGATAATTATAATAAGGACTATCTAACTGTGAAGTAAagactaataaaacaaattccaGGACAGGTTTAGCAATTACGTAGCAGAATTCTAAAATCTCATCTCAAACGGACATCAAAAAGTCGTTCtgatttatacatatttacaaactttgcatgttcaataaaattttgatttagctgtaaacaataaattaagttgGTCAggataaagtaaaataaaatcttaagaaATCTGTTTCCTTTTAGAAGTtgaataagattatttattcaatacattttattcagTTCATTCCCTAAATCCAACGAAAATAAAAGAGTGCTAAAATGCTTGATACccttttaaaaaagtatttaaaatgataacgaTTACCATAATCACGATAGTACGGGcctactattatttatttaatgccaATGTAATCCACTGGTTATCAAAACAAGAATCTGATAATGACGTTCAAAGTTACACATTTTTTGGTTTTCTGATGTGTTGCTTCGAGACGGCAAACCAGTGTTGTGGCGTCACTTTTTTAATAGCCAATGGCTACCTCGCTGGCATATAAACTGGTaaggagggggggggggggtcggCCTACACGCTTCACACACAATTACATATTGTGTTCGTAAATGTTCGTTTGTTTTTCGGTGGACTGAGGAGGAAAACACaatcataatattagtttataacTTAGATTAAAGATGTTGTTATGGACTTTAATATTGTTGTCAGCTGTAGTGTCAAGTTTCGGCGATGAGGCCGAGTGGCGAGAGGTTAAAACTTTTCAAGGGacggtgcgcgggcgcagggaTCCCGAGGGAGGCCTGTATGGCTTCTACAGTATACCTTACGCCACGGCGCCTAGAGGAGCAGACAGATTCAAGGTATGCTGGATAAATAATAGTTCATGCATTATATAACATTGGATAAGTGACGCTATAATTATATGGGTAATTGGGTCTTACATATTATCTGCAACTCAATTGATATGGATAGCGTAGTAACTATCTACTATCTACCTGTgtctttttattacctaaatatctcatagaagaaaaataacagAAGTATCTACCTGTTTGAACGCACTCAACTTAATTAATACCTATTATGGCCGGATAATGTGGTtggaaattgaataaataatataaagatgttttaattttaagacattaattatttaaaatatatgtcaCCCTGCGAGCCTCAGAACAGTAATCGTATCTTTTAAAATTGCAGGAAGCGCTTCCAGGACCAGTATGGTTACAAACGCTAGACGCTGTCGACAAACGCATCATATGCTGGCAGGCGAAGACCAAGTACATAAATGTAGAAAATCAAACCATGCACGAAGACTGTCTTCATGTAAACGTCTTTGTTCCCGACACGGAAGAGAAAAAACTACCCGTCATAGTAATAGTTCATGGAGGTGGATTCGCTATTGGATATGGAAATATGATGCCAATTAAACAACTTGTAAAGGAAAAGAAAGTCATAGCCGTCACGTTTAATTACCGTTTGGGAGTTCAAGGGTTCTTGTGTCTAGGCACGAATGACGTACCAGGTAACGCTGGGCTTAAGGACCAAGTAGCTTTACTCAAATGGGTAAAGAAAAATATCGCCCGATTCGGAGGCAACCccgatgacgtcacaatttcAGGAGGCAGTGCTGGTTCAATTTCTGTAAATTTGTTGATGCTGTCAAACTCCGCGAAGGGGCTATTCCATAAAGTTATCCCGGAAAGTGGGGCTAGCGTATCATCTATTGCAGTTCAAATCGATCCATTAGCAAACGCGAAAGCTTTTGCAAAAAGGTTGAATTTTACTGAAGTTGATGACTTCCACGCCTTGAaagcattttataaaactaccCCACTGGAAGAATTGATGCTTGATGTAATTAGTCCTGTAAAAGACATATCAAATTTGTTTTCTGCTTGTGTGGAACGAAAAACAGGTAGTTCAGTTTTTCTTACTGATAGTCCAATCAATATTATCAAACAAGGTAAATACAAGAAACTGCCCGTTTTATTCGGAATAAGCAACATGGAAGGTTCGATATACGTAGATTATTTTGAGACttggaaaaatgaaatgaatgagaAGTTTTCAAAGTTCTTACCAATTGACTTACAATTCGAGAATGAGGAAGAGAAGGACGAGATCGCGAGAagagtaaaacaattttacttcGGCCCCCATCCCGTGAATAACCAAAACATACTCGCTTATGTAGAATACTTTAGCGACGTCTTAATGGGCTACCCAACTTTTAGGACTGCTAAACTTCAAGTAGAAAGTGGTAACAATCAGATATACTTATATGAGTATGCTTTTGCGGATGAGAGTTTTCCTGCAGTGCCGCACACGGACGTGCGTGGAGCCCCACATTGTGGCCAGACGACGGCAGTGTTCGATGGAATCGTTTTTGTAAGCAATGACGAAAGTGCCCTGTCACCAGCATTTAAAAGGATGAAAACTACAATGAGAGAATTGTGGCATAACTTCATAGTACACGGGtgagttactttttttttaaacataaatcaCTTACTTTAAAGACACCTGACACGGAgggtctcacaaacattcaaatcacatacacagAGACAaacagacttagaacaagcattcgtggatcacataaacgggGATCAAACTCATGACACAACGTTCTCGGTGGGTTTGGTGTAGCGACATctcactcggctatctgtgcagcaTTAATGCTGCtactttaataacaattaaattttcattggaTCAGCCTAaactttttatgaacatttCACTGCGACGCAATAGAAGCTGGTTGtccatttaaaattagaatgaaGCAATAGGACAATATCGTCACTATGAGCGCTTACTAAccgttttaaatatacatttcagGAAACCAGTGCCGGAGGGATCACCGTTCCCAGCGTGGCCGGCAGCAGACGCCAGTGGGAACCCGCATATGTCTTTGGATCGAGTGTTGGAACTGCGAGGACCATTCCTGGACAAACGTATGCAGTTATGGGATGATATCTACGACAAATACTACCGAGAACCAATGTCTCCGCCAGAGCCACCACCAGAGAAACACACAGAGCTGTGAACAAGACtcttaatagttaaattaagaAATCGTCTTCGAAAGACTAGGTACAATGATTTatcagacaaaataaaaaaggttttctataaaagtctttgaatacaaaatgattgtgctcatcaaATAATACCAGTATTATAACTATAATCATCTAAATGTTTGTATACTCCATTATTTCGCGCACTGGTATTCTAGTTTTGATCGCAATAAAGGTTTGTAACACACTAATATTGGGTTTTACTATCTTTTTACTATTTGGCATAATTGTATATGTATAAAGTTTTGCAGACCTGAGGTCATTTAGGATGTAACGCAGTGTAGATGACCTAAATAGGCTAACAGTAACTTCATGTTTTTAAGTCAACTATCGAAACATCATGAAGTCTCATTTTTCCCGGGAATCCCGGGACAGGACAGAGTCATTTTTCCCGGGACTCGAAAATGTATCGAGACTGAAAGCCTTAGTTAGTACGATTCGACTGTGGACTGGACATATCCTAGAGATGTAAGTATTTTACGAATAACTAAGATAGGTATAACGTGTTAATAAGTAGTCCTTGTTTTCACATGTATATTACTTATTTGTCTAAAAGGGTTAGAATAAGATAGTATAACTCTGATAGTAAGACCTCTGAaaaggaaattacataaaagtcatgttattattgtattactaTTTCCAGATAATACCTGCTGACCATGTTTGCCATTCATGCTGGCAGCAAGCTAGTTACTCGCATTACATTACTCGCAACAGAGGGAAGCTGCTCACATGTCAGGAGTATTATTTGGTACCTCAGCTATGCTCGCCATGAGGGCCTTACTCGACCTGCCCTCTTTTTAGATGAAGTTATACTAagaattaattgattttgataaaataaattgtattgtataaaaaaaggattgttttatttacctcaAAACTAATCAAAGCCAGACCTTTATCCTTCTCATCTCatctcatctcagcctattgacGTCCACTGCTGCACGTAGGCCTCTATCCTTATCATTATCAAATTGTTGCCGTTCGCTGTTGTACATGGGTATCTCCTAACGCAAGCTGCACATGTGACGAGTAGGTACAATCCTCATCTCAATCTACCTACGTAAGTAAAACACTAAAAGATAACGACAAAAAGAATAGATCATTTACATACTTACTAAACtgtttttgtatatgtattaCGCACAGATTGCAGTTAGTCGGAGTTAAAAATTGTAGTGATATCATTGTTCTATGCGTCGAAGTAATTTTTGGACCtagttgacattttaaaactcCCTATTTCAGTCTGCTTTCGTATGAATCGCCACTTAAGTACATTTGAAGATATTTCGATTATCCCCAATTTCAGCCCCCCACAACttataaccattttttataaaacttgtctaagaacactcgcaaaTAATTTTTGGAATCAATCAATCGCTTCGGGCGGCATAATGCCACAGGCAGACAGACACGACAAACTTAAAATACctacccctctttttgcgtcggggttaTTTAATACGGACTTTTGAGGTTTAAGAGgcagaaaatattactttattaagaGCTATGAAAATGTTactatccatactaatattataaactagctgttgcccgcgacttcgtctgcgtgattttcaagatgtgaaaaaatatgaagtttaataataacgatcatcgcaaaaatgtaatgcaatattgaaaatgaaacacttttttttacattttaagcttgcttttttttctaaattataatgaatcttgagcggcccaaagactatcaaatgtttgaatcaaagaCATTTCAtggtttacgatactatcctggtgtcaaatatttcacagctgttttaatgactttttcttatttaattccaaaaagaggggcttataactttgacatatctgcctgcctgcctgtctgtctgtgacatcatagcttccgaacgaattgtacaattttaatttaaacgtgaattatgtgcgagtgttcgttaagacatgtttgacaaatcgagccctttaaaaatgggggggggatgcaagtataaaataacagaaggtataactcagtcttagcacttctgctaaaaatgttttactttcgagggtttccattttctaattgggtgggttatgattttcgagcacgtctgttctttggccggcctacacctgaaattgttagacggattatgatagtgattatgaggtatcataaaattattattgtactgtaaccagagaggtaaaccagaaccatattactgaggccccggtgtccgttcgtctgtctgtcacctggctgtttctctggaacagtgatagccagacagttgttattttcacacacgatgttttctgacgatataaataagatgtcaaattatttttgtggacggagctgatgaagtgagagtcgggctcggtaactgtggatgttacatagtgtcataagatataagattttgcaaaattgcgcccagataaacggtttcctgaaacacgttatgtttgattgtcctcttaatattaaaactcatcttcctcacaaacatttggaatatttccaaaataaaaaagttggtaaacgtgttatcttggccccctggtgttttgatcatgatttgcctttaaattgctgataaataaatagcgtgaaaaaatatatcagacacccctttttttaaattgacaatgacaaaaatctaaagtataggatatgtctaatttgtgatgttacgacaaagcaaaatatgaacataaaagtgacttcatgcgcatgagttctattaactgtaccaatttacaaagaaaaaatacgtattttattcgttaacctacctgacgatcattgaagtaaaataccgtcatcccttctgcataaatggaacttaaataaagactacatgaggttggttatgaggttacgctgtcgataccgaaagccaaaatgaattttccagacattgtgtgacggatgtaagtgctgatagctacacgctattatcagccttattggagaaatttccaaaaatatgtttctaatcctcgtcggcttagctttgggatctcagaaactcattcagtctcgtaccttcccctgtttttaccaggctacgaaagaagaaaattttaaataagtagagtttacaataaattgttaacggaatctttggaagggccacgtgtgcggtctctgtaatggcggatgtagaccaatcaaatcgttaaaatattgaaaaatcccagttatcagtagacattattctatcaatagatacgtaatgtcaaaaaccttctagcgtacgctcttattcattgatagctttggtcgtacagatctttcacattgcatatctattatgaagtttttatgcaagttttctgggcttttctatccgaaatacttttggcctatgtaatgtaaaacgcaaatttaagaaaacattatttcattgtttgaaaggcttttttttgtttgaaagtttatatttttgttgctagttgttacagatgaaccaaggtaatataattaactgtgtcgttcagtaatttattgttatgcataattatagatgagatcaatgtgaactacatgcaactttgggttgagtgtcactacgaattcttttatcttgaagtagcatcgccaacattaccgagcttaAAACATAGGTagatacacctatcgtaaataaacacaaaatcatattacggcattccacatttgaacttgagtaattttagtacaccaataaaaataaaaataatttaagttcctttgtttcaagaatgtaccgattacgaagtaacatttgcatcaaaagaataataataaaagtattaatagtttatgt from Trichoplusia ni isolate ovarian cell line Hi5 chromosome 4, tn1, whole genome shotgun sequence includes the following:
- the LOC113492795 gene encoding acetylcholinesterase-like, with product MLLWTLILLSAVVSSFGDEAEWREVKTFQGTVRGRRDPEGGLYGFYSIPYATAPRGADRFKEALPGPVWLQTLDAVDKRIICWQAKTKYINVENQTMHEDCLHVNVFVPDTEEKKLPVIVIVHGGGFAIGYGNMMPIKQLVKEKKVIAVTFNYRLGVQGFLCLGTNDVPGNAGLKDQVALLKWVKKNIARFGGNPDDVTISGGSAGSISVNLLMLSNSAKGLFHKVIPESGASVSSIAVQIDPLANAKAFAKRLNFTEVDDFHALKAFYKTTPLEELMLDVISPVKDISNLFSACVERKTGSSVFLTDSPINIIKQGKYKKLPVLFGISNMEGSIYVDYFETWKNEMNEKFSKFLPIDLQFENEEEKDEIARRVKQFYFGPHPVNNQNILAYVEYFSDVLMGYPTFRTAKLQVESGNNQIYLYEYAFADESFPAVPHTDVRGAPHCGQTTAVFDGIVFVSNDESALSPAFKRMKTTMRELWHNFIVHGKPVPEGSPFPAWPAADASGNPHMSLDRVLELRGPFLDKRMQLWDDIYDKYYREPMSPPEPPPEKHTEL